The Microplitis mediator isolate UGA2020A chromosome 8, iyMicMedi2.1, whole genome shotgun sequence genome has a window encoding:
- the LOC130673761 gene encoding 3-hydroxyisobutyrate dehydrogenase, mitochondrial, translating into MAVLNFLHVLRRPVGRRYFSNVGFVGLGNMGNYMATNLIKKGYKLTVYDVNKTAMKNLIEAGAIEAKSAAELSKNSQVVITMLPTNDHVWDSYTGKDGLLSTAKKDTLFIDSSTIDPSVSQKVSVETIKNGAKFIDGPVSGGVVGARDATLTFMVGGEKSEYERAKSLLEAMGSRVVHCGDVGMGQVAKLCNNMLLAISMIGVSEVVNLADRLGLDPKVMTSILNTSTGRCWSSEIYPPVPGIISTVPSSNDYQGGFMTSLMTKDLGLAQAAATRSNTPIPLGSLAHQIYRILMTHGLKDKDFSIVYKYLKQSNYNN; encoded by the exons atggcggtccttaattttttgcacGTGCTACGGAGACCTGTTg GTCGTCGTTACTTTTCAAATGTCGGATTCGTGGGTCTCGGCAATATGGGAAATTATATGGcgacaaatttaataaaaaag gGATACAAATTAACAGTTTATGATGTAAATAAAACAGCGATGAAGAATTTAATTGAAGCGGGAGCAATTGAAGCTAAAAGTGCTGCtgagttatcaaaaaattcacaaGTTGTTATTACGATGCTGCCTACTAATGATCATGTATGGGATTCATATACGGGGAAAGATGGTTTATTAAG cacAGCAAAAAAGGACACATTATTTATAGACAGTAGTACAATAGACCCATCAGTGTCTCAAAAAGTATCCgtagaaacaataaaaaacgGAGCTAAATTTATCGATGGTCCAGTATCAGGTGGAGTTGTTGGAGCACGTGATGCCACGCTAACTTTTATGGTCGGAGGTGAAAAATCTGAATACGAACGAGCTAAAAGTCTTCTAGAAGCCATGGGAAGTCGAGTTGTTCATTGTGGTGACGTTGGAATGGGTCAAGTTGCCAAATTGTGCAACAACATGCTGCTGGCTATCAGCATGATTGGAGTTTCCGAAGTAGTTAATCTAGCCGAcag gcTGGGACTTGATCCCAAAGTGATGACAAGTATATTAAATACCAGTACCGGGCGCTGTTGGTCTTCAGAAATTTATCCACCGGTTCCTGGAATTATATCTACTGTTCCTAGTTCTAATGATTATCAA GGAGGATTCATGACCTCATTGATGACTAAAGATCTAGGTCTAGCTCAAGCAGCAGCGACTCGGTCCAATACTCCGATACCTTTGGGCTCTTTGGCTCATCAAATTTATCGTATTCTGATGACTCATGGCCTAAAAGACAAAGATTTTagtattgtttataaatatttaaaacaaagtaattacaataattag